From the genome of Hymenobacter sp. PAMC 26628, one region includes:
- a CDS encoding TIR domain-containing protein — MDRPKLAALQARITAVTLPAAAKPGSQAYYQSQPDTSPIQKELVAIATAARGLLSKAKLVQGAKHQEKLTKLTEKLSAKDTWGHAVRLEMSVLRSARTTLAGLLTTVAAESRKVFIVHGRDEAMRKAVQGFLHQVGLDDVVLSEALNKGDTIIEKFDREARACGYAIVLCSPDDVGNLKPAGKAELKPLPRARQNVILELGYFVALLGRRHVFVLMAGSVEMPSDFSGVVYEGYDKADAWKRRLADELSEMDFYIDPAVRKKL; from the coding sequence ATGGACCGCCCGAAACTCGCCGCTCTCCAAGCCCGCATCACCGCCGTAACGCTGCCAGCGGCGGCCAAGCCAGGCAGTCAGGCCTATTACCAGTCGCAACCGGACACGAGCCCTATTCAAAAAGAATTGGTTGCTATTGCTACCGCTGCCCGTGGTCTATTGTCGAAAGCCAAACTGGTACAAGGAGCAAAACACCAAGAGAAACTTACCAAGCTGACCGAGAAGCTAAGCGCAAAAGATACCTGGGGCCACGCCGTCCGGTTGGAAATGAGCGTGCTTCGGTCGGCACGTACTACCCTGGCGGGTCTGCTCACCACCGTAGCAGCCGAAAGCCGCAAGGTGTTTATCGTTCACGGCCGCGACGAGGCCATGCGCAAAGCTGTGCAGGGGTTCTTGCACCAGGTAGGGCTGGATGATGTCGTGCTGAGTGAAGCCTTGAACAAGGGCGACACCATCATTGAGAAGTTTGACCGGGAGGCGCGGGCCTGCGGCTACGCCATCGTGTTGTGCAGTCCCGACGATGTGGGGAACCTGAAACCGGCCGGAAAAGCCGAACTGAAGCCGTTGCCTCGCGCCCGGCAGAACGTGATTCTGGAGTTGGGGTACTTTGTGGCGCTGTTGGGCCGCCGCCACGTATTCGTGCTCATGGCGGGCAGCGTAGAAATGCCCAGCGACTTTAGCGGGGTGGTGTATGAGGGCTACGATAAAGCCGATGCCTGGAAGCGCCGCTTGGCCGATGAGCTAAGCGAAATGGATTTTTATATTGACCCGGCCGTGCGCAAAAAGCTGTAG